The proteins below are encoded in one region of Candidatus Thiodiazotropha sp. LNASS1:
- a CDS encoding TolB family protein yields MDIQRRLFCFCLLFSPLINSKENTAHSCLKVDIKSTNIYYEVNTVTDFNKQHIHSYFDLNPDNPSGNDLLCFRFSDQVPGVGDIIINREFDPKKALVIAKGISGTAHEAALQQWLTDEIIAYVDNNKENVTTEIVSSSGKHLMRITGGLRSANSRTMLGLFSSHELRRPEKKIKQEFVRVIDLKSGDIHLNIVLDDLLQEEALNKILKNATGYKIKHPKWSPDGNHFLFVLFNNKRLEYGPRKILILSDRDGNNISYIGENIHHPVWGRTGNNIYYFKGEGKEQTLYKYDLTLRYSVTVMTRMTGDHINVHPSGKLFVVDKVTRSKSRDGQILLLNDAGEILTRLSYKGDNISYRKRLHSHPIWSRDGCSVFANIIENGVRGVVKIDFNLA; encoded by the coding sequence ATGGATATTCAAAGGAGATTGTTTTGCTTTTGTTTGCTATTTTCACCACTGATTAATTCAAAAGAAAATACAGCTCATAGTTGCCTCAAAGTAGATATTAAATCTACCAATATATATTATGAAGTTAATACAGTAACTGATTTTAATAAGCAACATATACATAGTTATTTTGATCTAAATCCTGACAACCCAAGTGGAAATGATTTATTGTGCTTTCGTTTTTCAGATCAAGTACCGGGAGTCGGAGATATAATTATTAACCGTGAATTTGACCCGAAAAAAGCACTCGTAATTGCAAAAGGAATAAGCGGAACGGCACATGAAGCGGCTTTGCAACAGTGGCTAACGGATGAAATAATAGCCTATGTTGATAACAATAAAGAAAATGTTACAACTGAAATCGTGTCATCAAGTGGAAAGCACTTAATGAGAATTACAGGGGGATTGAGGTCAGCAAATTCAAGGACTATGCTGGGATTGTTTTCCAGCCATGAATTAAGACGACCTGAGAAAAAGATTAAACAAGAGTTTGTAAGAGTCATAGATCTGAAATCAGGTGATATACACTTAAATATTGTGTTAGATGATCTCTTACAGGAAGAGGCACTAAATAAAATATTAAAAAACGCTACAGGATATAAAATTAAACATCCAAAGTGGTCACCAGACGGTAATCATTTCCTTTTTGTCTTGTTTAACAACAAAAGATTAGAGTATGGGCCAAGAAAAATATTGATATTGTCAGATAGAGATGGAAATAATATAAGTTATATTGGAGAAAATATACATCACCCTGTGTGGGGTCGAACTGGAAATAATATTTACTATTTCAAGGGAGAAGGTAAAGAACAAACATTATATAAATATGATCTCACACTGAGATATTCAGTAACTGTGATGACGAGAATGACAGGAGATCATATTAATGTTCACCCATCTGGTAAGCTGTTTGTTGTGGATAAGGTTACTAGATCTAAATCTAGGGATGGACAAATATTATTATTAAATGACGCAGGGGAAATATTAACTAGACTCAGCTACAAGGGGGATAATATTAGCTATAGAAAAAGACTTCATTCACATCCAATTTGGTCAAGAGACGGGTGCTCAGTCTTTGCGAACATTATCGAGAATGGTGTAAGAGGAGTTGTCAAGATAGATTTTAATTTGGCATGA
- a CDS encoding glycosyltransferase family 4 protein, which yields MSYKILIVHNKYQQYGGEDSVVEAEIKLLQENGHIIELYTRDNSEIGRLSSIKLLLDAIWSRKSTLEIKEIISKVRPDIMHVHNTFPLISPSIYWAASKYNVPIVQTIHNFRLSCIQAMFLRDKKICEDCLAKSPWRGIIRKCYRESLLASMSAAAILQFHRIIGTYQRKVNAYIALNNFCKNKLVEIGLPEDKICIKPNFVSLTNKSSRNERSGNPLFVGRLSEEKGIATLVQSIKSLPNQMFDIVGDGPERYIFENITNVKMFGSINQDSVYELMQKTPFLVLPSICYESMPRTLVESFGSGAPVIASDIGALAELIEHRRTGLLFKPGSSYELTRVITWALNNSKEMEEMGINAKDVYDRNYTDSINYQMLLKIIKRVVQKARETNT from the coding sequence GTGTCATATAAAATACTCATTGTACATAACAAATATCAACAATATGGCGGTGAAGATTCTGTAGTTGAAGCTGAAATTAAATTACTTCAAGAGAATGGACACATTATCGAACTATATACTAGAGATAATAGTGAGATTGGTAGATTAAGCAGTATAAAATTGCTACTAGATGCTATTTGGTCAAGAAAAAGTACATTAGAAATTAAAGAAATAATTTCGAAAGTAAGACCTGATATTATGCATGTACATAATACATTCCCACTCATATCTCCATCTATTTATTGGGCAGCATCAAAGTATAACGTTCCAATAGTTCAAACAATTCACAATTTTCGACTTTCTTGTATACAAGCGATGTTCTTGAGAGATAAAAAAATCTGTGAAGATTGTCTTGCTAAGTCACCTTGGAGAGGCATCATAAGAAAATGTTATCGAGAATCTCTGCTAGCTAGTATGTCTGCTGCTGCTATTCTGCAGTTTCATAGGATAATTGGTACATATCAAAGAAAAGTAAATGCATATATAGCACTGAATAATTTCTGTAAAAATAAACTTGTCGAAATAGGCTTGCCTGAGGATAAAATATGTATCAAACCGAATTTTGTTTCGCTTACAAATAAGAGTAGTAGGAATGAGAGGAGCGGTAATCCACTATTTGTAGGCAGATTATCTGAAGAAAAAGGAATTGCTACTCTAGTGCAGTCAATAAAATCGCTGCCTAACCAAATGTTTGATATTGTAGGTGATGGTCCAGAAAGGTATATTTTTGAGAATATCACTAATGTAAAGATGTTTGGATCTATTAACCAAGATAGTGTTTATGAGTTAATGCAAAAAACACCTTTTTTAGTTCTACCTAGTATATGTTACGAGAGCATGCCAAGAACGCTTGTAGAGTCGTTTGGAAGCGGTGCTCCAGTAATTGCGAGTGACATAGGAGCCCTTGCCGAATTAATAGAACATCGTAGAACTGGACTATTATTTAAACCAGGATCATCTTATGAACTAACGCGAGTAATTACTTGGGCGCTTAATAATTCGAAGGAAATGGAAGAAATGGGTATAAATGCAAAAGATGTATACGATAGAAATTATACTGACAGTATTAACTATCAAATGTTATTAAAAATAATAAAGAGAGTAGTTCAGAAAGCACGTGAAACAAATACTTAA
- a CDS encoding WecB/TagA/CpsF family glycosyltransferase, translated as MNPSFNHKYILGMRVDEISIDKSLALIIDWANRRESKYICVSNVHMCMEAFDKSSFQNIVNSSDQVVPDGMPLAVGMRLLGSKYSQQIRGADLTRSILEHANNKGLVIGLYGGTEEAVAKIVSIIKKEYQSITVGCGISPPFHALSEQQDNQYVKIINDANVQILLVGLGCPKQEIWMAKHKGKVNAVMVGVGAVFDFLSGTKMEAPRWIQNIGLEWLFRLLSEPNRLWKRYAIHNPRFIIYFFKQLLSIRLGKA; from the coding sequence GTGAATCCATCATTTAACCACAAATACATATTAGGAATGCGAGTCGATGAAATTTCTATTGACAAGTCACTCGCTTTGATTATTGATTGGGCGAATAGAAGAGAAAGCAAGTATATCTGTGTATCTAATGTCCATATGTGCATGGAAGCATTTGACAAATCATCTTTTCAAAATATTGTAAATAGTTCAGATCAGGTTGTGCCCGATGGTATGCCATTGGCTGTAGGCATGAGATTACTTGGAAGTAAATATAGTCAGCAAATTAGGGGGGCGGACCTAACGCGTTCAATTCTAGAACATGCAAATAATAAAGGGTTAGTCATTGGATTATATGGTGGAACAGAAGAAGCGGTAGCAAAAATAGTATCTATCATAAAGAAAGAGTATCAAAGTATTACAGTTGGCTGTGGAATATCACCGCCTTTTCATGCATTGAGTGAACAACAGGATAATCAGTACGTGAAAATAATTAATGATGCAAACGTGCAAATCCTGCTTGTAGGTTTAGGTTGTCCTAAACAGGAAATATGGATGGCCAAGCATAAGGGAAAAGTAAATGCAGTTATGGTGGGTGTTGGTGCAGTATTTGATTTCTTGAGTGGAACAAAAATGGAAGCACCACGATGGATCCAAAATATAGGATTAGAGTGGCTGTTTCGATTGCTTTCAGAACCTAATAGACTTTGGAAGCGGTATGCAATCCATAATCCTAGATTTATCATATATTTTTTTAAACAACTCTTAAGTATTCGATTGGGAAAAGCATGA
- the gmd gene encoding GDP-mannose 4,6-dehydratase, with the protein MKKAFITGITGQDGAYLAELLLKKGYEVHGLKRRASSFNTDRVDHLYQDPHAEKRDFILHYGDLTDSTNLIRVIQEIQPEEIYNLAAQSHVAVSFETPEYTANADAIGTLRLLEAIRILGLEKKTRFYQASTSELFGEVQETPQRETTPFYPRSPYACAKLYSYWITVNYREAYGMYACNGILFNHESPVRGETFVTRKITRAMARIRLGLQECLYLGNMNALRDWGHAHDYVKMQWLMLQQEQPDDFAIGTGEQHSVREFVDVAAKELGISLRWEGEGLDEQGIVESNTNDKGPQPGVVIVRVDPRYFRPTEVETLLCDPSKAKSELGWEPEITFTELVSEMAREDLALAQKDVAIEKAGFRSYRYFE; encoded by the coding sequence ATGAAAAAGGCATTTATAACAGGAATAACCGGACAGGATGGCGCGTATTTAGCTGAACTCCTTCTAAAAAAAGGCTATGAAGTACATGGATTAAAGCGCCGTGCCTCCTCATTCAATACAGATCGAGTAGACCATCTGTATCAAGACCCACATGCAGAAAAAAGGGATTTCATACTGCACTATGGTGACTTGACTGATTCAACAAACCTCATTCGTGTCATACAGGAGATACAACCGGAAGAGATCTATAATCTTGCTGCACAGAGCCATGTTGCTGTCTCATTCGAAACACCGGAATACACCGCCAATGCAGATGCGATTGGCACCCTAAGACTACTTGAAGCCATTCGAATTCTTGGTCTTGAGAAAAAAACTCGTTTTTATCAGGCATCAACTTCTGAACTGTTTGGTGAGGTACAAGAGACGCCGCAGCGGGAAACCACTCCCTTCTATCCTCGTTCTCCTTATGCTTGTGCAAAACTCTATTCCTATTGGATTACAGTCAACTATCGAGAGGCTTACGGGATGTATGCCTGTAACGGCATCCTGTTCAATCATGAGTCTCCGGTAAGAGGAGAAACATTTGTAACACGCAAGATCACCCGTGCCATGGCGCGTATCCGTCTCGGTTTGCAGGAATGCCTCTATCTGGGAAATATGAATGCACTGAGAGACTGGGGTCATGCCCATGACTATGTGAAAATGCAGTGGTTAATGCTGCAGCAGGAGCAGCCTGATGATTTCGCTATCGGTACAGGTGAACAGCACTCAGTGCGCGAATTTGTAGACGTTGCTGCTAAGGAACTTGGTATCTCGTTGCGCTGGGAGGGAGAGGGGCTGGATGAACAGGGGATTGTTGAATCAAACACAAACGATAAGGGTCCGCAACCTGGAGTGGTGATTGTACGAGTTGATCCACGTTATTTCCGCCCAACAGAGGTGGAGACACTGCTTTGTGATCCCAGTAAGGCTAAGAGTGAGTTGGGCTGGGAACCTGAGATTACTTTCACAGAACTGGTTTCTGAAATGGCCAGAGAAGATCTGGCCCTTGCTCAGAAGGATGTTGCAATTGAAAAAGCCGGTTTCCGCTCTTACCGCTATTTCGAGTGA
- a CDS encoding GDP-L-fucose synthase family protein gives MEADTKIYVAGHRGLVGAAIVERLKKSGFTNLLLRTHGELDLINRDQVEGFFNSEKPDYVFLAAARVGGIHANNTYPVDFIVDNLAIELNVISAAYANHVKRLMFLGSSCIYPKLCPQPMKEEYLLTGSLEPTNEPYAVAKIAGIKMCEAYNRQYGTEFISVMPTNLYGPNDNFDLQNSHVLPALIRKFHDAKERGDEKVVVWGTGTPRREFLYVDDMADACVYVMNKSGFTDRVNIGVGDDISIGELAELVGEVVGYHGRLEFDTSKPDGTPQKLLDVGRLTSLGWQAETSLKDGIQRTYQWFLENRAHLRI, from the coding sequence ATGGAAGCGGATACAAAGATCTATGTCGCCGGTCACCGTGGGCTTGTGGGTGCGGCCATCGTTGAGCGGTTGAAAAAGAGTGGATTTACCAACCTTCTTTTGCGTACTCATGGAGAGCTCGACTTAATAAATCGTGATCAAGTTGAAGGATTCTTTAATAGCGAAAAACCGGACTATGTTTTTCTTGCGGCAGCTAGAGTAGGCGGCATACACGCAAATAATACCTACCCGGTAGATTTTATTGTTGATAATCTTGCGATAGAGCTCAATGTCATCTCGGCAGCTTATGCCAATCACGTGAAACGATTGATGTTTCTTGGCAGCTCCTGCATCTATCCAAAGCTTTGTCCACAACCCATGAAGGAAGAGTATCTCCTGACAGGGTCGTTGGAGCCGACAAATGAGCCTTATGCTGTTGCCAAGATCGCCGGTATCAAGATGTGCGAGGCCTATAACCGCCAGTATGGGACAGAATTTATCTCAGTCATGCCTACCAATCTCTATGGTCCCAATGATAACTTCGATCTGCAAAATTCACATGTTTTGCCCGCCCTGATTCGCAAATTTCATGATGCGAAGGAACGGGGTGATGAAAAGGTTGTTGTCTGGGGAACGGGTACCCCACGTCGGGAGTTTCTCTATGTGGATGATATGGCCGATGCTTGTGTCTATGTCATGAACAAGAGCGGTTTTACCGATAGGGTGAATATCGGTGTGGGGGATGATATTTCTATCGGAGAGCTTGCTGAATTGGTTGGTGAAGTGGTTGGATATCATGGGCGCTTGGAGTTCGATACAAGTAAGCCGGATGGAACACCCCAAAAGCTATTGGATGTTGGTCGCCTCACTTCTCTTGGTTGGCAGGCTGAAACATCCTTGAAGGACGGGATTCAGCGTACCTATCAGTGGTTCCTGGAAAACAGGGCGCATTTACGAATATAA
- the xrtD gene encoding VPLPA-CTERM-specific exosortase XrtD, with protein MSTTTTPTGWSSPPVIWGLVGISTVLLTYGFWDGITDMLGRWSSMEEYGYAYFLPFISAYLIWQRRDRLIEVEFTPSWFGVAVLLVAGFLFFLGEIATTFTLVQYALVLSVLGFAYALMGWQAFKLVAGPLFLLFFIVPLPTFIYNSLSGKLQLISSELGVEVIRWFGISVFLEGNVIDLGDYKLQVVEACNGLRYLFPLVSLAFLAAYLYRVEFWKRVVVFLSSIPITILMNSFRIGVIGVLVENWGQEQADGFLHYFEGWIIFMACFFILLLEMALLARVGGTRRRFSAVFGLEFPKALPIGIEYRTRPVTAVHYGILASVVLIGLSSVYIQTQQEIQPERQAFSEFPLQVGEWKGSDRRLEEIYLDSLKLDDYLIGDYINPVGSRVNFYVAYYASQQAGSAAHSPRSCIPGGGWKIEEVTQVDIPGLEMNGQPLQANRLVIKRGEFKQLVYYWFQQRGRVMTNEWLVKWYLFFDGLTKRRTDGALVRLTTSIGVGEEWADGDKRLVDFSGKVVPLLDQYIPD; from the coding sequence ATGTCGACAACTACAACGCCTACAGGCTGGAGCAGTCCCCCGGTGATCTGGGGATTGGTTGGTATTTCTACAGTGCTCCTGACTTACGGGTTTTGGGACGGCATTACAGATATGCTCGGCCGTTGGAGTAGCATGGAGGAATATGGCTATGCCTATTTTCTTCCTTTTATCTCCGCCTATTTGATCTGGCAGCGCAGGGATCGTTTGATCGAGGTGGAGTTCACTCCCTCCTGGTTTGGCGTTGCTGTACTGCTGGTCGCTGGTTTTCTTTTCTTCTTAGGGGAGATCGCCACTACTTTTACTTTGGTCCAGTATGCTTTGGTACTTTCAGTATTGGGTTTTGCCTATGCGCTAATGGGGTGGCAGGCATTCAAGTTGGTTGCCGGTCCCCTTTTTCTACTTTTTTTTATCGTTCCGCTTCCTACGTTTATCTACAATAGTCTTTCAGGAAAATTGCAGCTCATCTCCTCGGAACTGGGGGTGGAAGTGATCCGCTGGTTCGGTATCAGTGTCTTTCTTGAAGGCAACGTTATTGATCTGGGTGATTACAAGCTCCAGGTGGTTGAAGCCTGTAATGGTCTGCGTTATCTCTTTCCATTGGTAAGTCTGGCCTTTCTGGCGGCTTATCTCTATCGGGTTGAGTTCTGGAAGAGAGTGGTTGTCTTTCTCTCAAGCATCCCAATCACCATCCTTATGAATAGCTTCCGGATTGGTGTTATCGGTGTGCTGGTCGAGAATTGGGGCCAGGAACAGGCCGATGGCTTCCTGCACTATTTTGAAGGTTGGATCATCTTCATGGCCTGCTTTTTTATTCTGCTGTTGGAGATGGCGCTACTGGCCCGAGTGGGTGGCACCAGGCGTCGATTCTCAGCGGTGTTCGGACTGGAGTTTCCCAAGGCATTGCCAATAGGTATTGAATACCGTACCAGGCCGGTGACGGCCGTACACTACGGTATCCTGGCTTCGGTTGTTCTGATTGGGTTGAGTTCAGTCTACATACAGACACAGCAGGAGATTCAGCCTGAACGCCAGGCCTTTAGCGAGTTTCCCCTGCAGGTGGGTGAATGGAAGGGCAGTGATCGGCGTTTGGAGGAGATCTACCTTGATTCGTTGAAACTGGATGACTATCTGATCGGGGACTATATCAATCCGGTGGGGTCAAGGGTCAATTTCTACGTGGCTTACTATGCCTCCCAGCAAGCGGGTTCTGCAGCCCACAGTCCGCGCTCCTGCATACCGGGTGGCGGCTGGAAAATTGAGGAAGTGACCCAAGTTGATATTCCCGGTTTGGAGATGAATGGACAGCCATTACAGGCCAACAGATTGGTTATCAAGCGAGGCGAATTCAAGCAGCTGGTCTACTACTGGTTTCAGCAGCGCGGGCGTGTGATGACCAATGAATGGCTGGTGAAATGGTATCTGTTTTTCGATGGGTTGACCAAGCGTAGAACGGACGGTGCCCTGGTCAGGTTGACCACATCGATCGGTGTGGGTGAGGAGTGGGCCGATGGAGACAAGCGTCTGGTGGATTTCAGCGGGAAGGTCGTACCGCTTTTGGATCAATATATTCCTGACTGA
- a CDS encoding tetratricopeptide repeat protein produces the protein MTLFNQGNFTKARLEFKNVLQIDPKDANAYYMFGRIEEKDENWTKAYALHLRATELDPMHVDAQVHLGTIFALAGENEKALAAVDAAMNVKPDNPSAMVLKGFIKAKMGETDAAIDDVLAVIETDPANVEAASLLASLYADQGELARAIRIAKDSLARHTDRAASYLLLARIYAQADKHDEVVRVLSDLIRTKPEDLENRLHLVTYFQKQGDNDQAVQVLQQAIADLPESLDAKLALIALYKSQGVMDQAEAVLEQYAAEAPEHTKLKLELARHYLVSGRKVEADKTLSQVIELADRSADGLAARTIKASVMIKERALDEAVALLEEVLEADPKYKDALFVRAGLALVSDDPDKGIADLRTLLREDPSYVKAYRLKARAHLKKGEMALAKQSLEDAIKIRPEEVAANFELVQLLINTRDFDGAVGILQKMRRFAPGDIKVLQSLALVQEKLKRWDEVTNVAELLILKHPGSPVGYYYRGLSQLNRNMASSGIADFEKVLELQPNSIEALIGLAKGLFVLKKPEGALQRIEKVVEANPEHFAALNLKGEVLLSQKQWDLAEEAFRKALILRPEWSVPYRNLVNLNTLKGDQEGVLGLLEEGFEKTGDPVIGVDLANNYSRIGRRQSAIKIYQEILDKHPKHLLASNNLAMLLLNDELDQGGLDKALRLVEGFELSENPIILDTLGWVHLKRGEIDKALPILQRAARKGSGVPDIDYHLGVAYYRQGRMDSAKRHINTALATDKPFEGIEEAKRLLNKLQ, from the coding sequence ATGACGCTGTTTAATCAGGGTAATTTCACCAAGGCGCGTCTTGAATTCAAGAACGTGCTGCAAATCGATCCCAAAGATGCCAATGCCTATTACATGTTTGGGCGAATCGAGGAGAAGGATGAGAATTGGACCAAGGCCTATGCACTCCATTTAAGGGCTACAGAACTCGATCCCATGCATGTTGATGCTCAGGTGCATCTTGGAACTATTTTTGCTCTTGCCGGCGAAAATGAAAAGGCCCTCGCTGCAGTCGACGCCGCAATGAACGTTAAACCGGATAACCCTTCAGCGATGGTGCTCAAGGGCTTTATCAAGGCGAAGATGGGAGAGACGGATGCCGCTATCGATGATGTCCTCGCCGTTATCGAAACTGATCCGGCGAATGTCGAGGCGGCTTCTTTACTGGCGTCACTCTACGCGGATCAGGGCGAATTGGCGCGAGCGATCCGTATTGCGAAGGATTCACTGGCACGGCATACCGATCGGGCAGCCTCTTACCTCTTGCTTGCCCGTATCTACGCGCAGGCAGATAAGCATGATGAAGTCGTCAGGGTCCTCTCCGACTTGATCAGGACCAAGCCGGAAGATTTGGAAAACCGTTTGCATCTGGTCACTTATTTTCAAAAGCAGGGTGATAATGACCAGGCTGTACAGGTGCTGCAACAGGCGATTGCTGATCTGCCCGAAAGTCTGGACGCTAAACTTGCGCTGATCGCACTCTATAAAAGTCAGGGAGTGATGGACCAAGCGGAGGCGGTACTGGAACAGTATGCCGCCGAGGCTCCTGAACATACCAAACTGAAACTCGAGCTGGCGAGGCACTATCTGGTCAGCGGACGCAAGGTCGAGGCCGATAAAACCCTCTCCCAGGTCATTGAGCTGGCCGATAGATCGGCGGACGGACTCGCTGCCAGAACTATCAAGGCGAGTGTCATGATCAAGGAGCGAGCCCTGGATGAAGCCGTGGCCTTGCTGGAAGAGGTCCTGGAAGCCGATCCTAAATACAAGGATGCACTTTTTGTCAGGGCTGGTCTGGCACTAGTCAGTGACGATCCCGATAAGGGGATTGCGGACCTGCGAACCCTGTTGCGGGAAGATCCCAGTTATGTCAAGGCTTATCGCCTGAAGGCCCGTGCCCACCTCAAGAAGGGTGAGATGGCGTTGGCAAAACAGAGTCTAGAGGATGCGATAAAGATCCGGCCTGAAGAAGTTGCAGCCAATTTCGAACTGGTCCAGTTGTTGATCAACACCCGGGATTTCGATGGGGCCGTTGGGATTCTGCAGAAGATGCGTCGCTTCGCTCCTGGCGATATCAAGGTATTGCAGTCCTTGGCACTGGTCCAGGAAAAACTCAAACGTTGGGATGAAGTGACTAATGTAGCCGAGCTATTGATTTTGAAGCATCCGGGGAGCCCTGTTGGCTACTACTACAGGGGGTTATCCCAACTGAATCGCAACATGGCTTCCTCGGGCATCGCGGATTTTGAAAAAGTGCTTGAATTGCAGCCCAACTCCATCGAGGCCCTGATTGGATTGGCGAAAGGTTTGTTTGTTTTGAAGAAGCCGGAGGGTGCCCTGCAGCGGATCGAGAAGGTTGTGGAGGCCAATCCCGAACATTTCGCGGCCCTGAATCTCAAGGGCGAGGTGCTCCTTTCACAGAAACAGTGGGATCTTGCTGAGGAGGCCTTCAGAAAGGCCCTGATACTGCGTCCGGAGTGGTCGGTTCCCTATCGGAACCTGGTCAATCTCAATACTCTCAAAGGCGACCAGGAGGGTGTTCTGGGTTTGTTGGAGGAGGGCTTCGAAAAGACGGGTGATCCGGTAATAGGTGTCGACCTGGCCAATAACTATTCCCGTATAGGCCGCAGGCAGAGTGCTATAAAAATCTATCAAGAGATCCTGGATAAACACCCCAAGCACCTGTTGGCCTCCAACAATCTTGCAATGCTGCTACTCAATGATGAATTAGATCAGGGGGGGCTCGATAAGGCATTGCGGTTGGTTGAGGGCTTCGAGCTGTCGGAGAATCCTATTATTCTGGACACCCTTGGTTGGGTGCACCTCAAACGGGGTGAGATCGACAAGGCTCTCCCGATCCTGCAACGAGCGGCCAGAAAAGGTTCGGGGGTTCCGGATATCGATTATCACCTCGGGGTGGCCTATTATCGGCAAGGCCGTATGGATAGCGCCAAGCGTCATATCAATACGGCGCTGGCTACAGATAAACCTTTTGAGGGTATCGAGGAGGCGAAGAGGTTGTTGAATAAGCTCCAATAA
- the rfbB gene encoding dTDP-glucose 4,6-dehydratase, producing the protein MQTIIVTGGAGFIGGNFVHHLLTRQGVQVVNLDALTYAGNLDTLQTIMEDPRHHFIQGQIQDRELVAGLFERFKPNAIVNFAAESHVDRSIDGPSEFIDTNIGGTFNLLECARAYWADLSPDVADAFRFLHVSTDEVYGSLGDEGKFTETTPYAPNSPYSASKAASDHLVRAWYHTYGLPVLTTNCSNNYGPYQFPEKLIPLFIQKALAGEDLPIYGDGSNVRDWLYVEDHCRAIWRVLEAGRPGEVYNVGGNNEMSNLEVIDMLCALLDELVPDSLFRPHTQLKKFVKDRPGHDQRYAIDATKLHHELGWIPDETFATGLKKTVSWYLNNETWCQRVMDGSYRGERLGQG; encoded by the coding sequence ATGCAGACGATAATTGTGACCGGTGGGGCCGGTTTCATTGGCGGTAATTTCGTTCATCATCTGTTGACCAGGCAGGGTGTACAGGTGGTGAATCTCGATGCACTGACCTACGCGGGAAACCTGGATACGCTCCAGACAATCATGGAAGATCCACGGCACCACTTCATCCAGGGACAGATTCAGGATAGGGAATTGGTCGCAGGCCTGTTCGAGCGTTTCAAACCCAATGCAATTGTAAACTTCGCTGCCGAAAGTCATGTGGACCGCTCCATAGACGGCCCCTCCGAATTCATCGACACCAATATTGGCGGTACCTTTAATCTGCTGGAATGCGCACGTGCCTATTGGGCGGATTTGTCGCCAGACGTGGCAGATGCGTTTCGTTTCCTGCATGTTTCCACTGATGAAGTGTACGGCTCCCTGGGTGACGAGGGGAAATTTACAGAAACCACTCCCTATGCGCCGAATTCCCCCTACTCGGCTTCCAAGGCCGCTTCGGATCATCTGGTTCGCGCGTGGTACCACACCTATGGCTTACCGGTGCTCACCACCAACTGTTCCAACAACTACGGTCCCTATCAATTCCCTGAAAAGTTGATCCCGCTTTTTATCCAAAAAGCGCTGGCGGGGGAGGATCTGCCCATCTATGGAGATGGTAGCAATGTGCGGGATTGGCTCTATGTGGAGGATCACTGTAGGGCGATCTGGCGGGTACTCGAGGCGGGCAGACCGGGTGAGGTCTACAATGTGGGGGGCAACAACGAGATGAGCAATCTCGAAGTTATCGATATGCTTTGTGCTCTGCTGGACGAACTGGTGCCCGATTCACTCTTCAGGCCCCACACTCAATTGAAAAAATTTGTCAAAGACCGACCGGGACATGACCAGCGCTATGCCATCGATGCTACAAAGCTGCATCATGAGCTGGGATGGATACCGGATGAGACCTTTGCCACAGGTCTGAAAAAGACAGTCTCCTGGTATCTTAACAATGAGACTTGGTGTCAAAGGGTGATGGATGGCAGTTACCGCGGTGAGCGCTTGGGGCAGGGATAA